Sequence from the Gracilinanus agilis isolate LMUSP501 chromosome 6, AgileGrace, whole genome shotgun sequence genome:
TAGACTCAATGAAATATAAGTAATACTAACTCCCATTTCTATAATGCTTGAACTTTCGCCaaggtctttttttttgtcacaaaagCTGTATGAGTATTGCAAAATGCTTTGAATGTCCAGAGCACAATTCACCCAATCTAGAGTTTCTAACAGTTGTTTAGTGTTTGTAATGCTCTTCAATATGccactttcttttcttaattttctttacaaTAACTTCTAAATTTCCATTCATAAATATTACATTAACCTCCAGCTATTTCCTAAAAAATGCATAAACAGGTCACTGAGATGGAAAACTTATTCTGAATATGCAAGAATGcttttgaaatggaaagaactacatttGAGCAAGGAGAAACTATCCTTTGAGATAGCAAGGGAATGCTCCATGAGTCTCTTTGTATGAACTTTTTAGGCAATTAGAGGCccttctttctaaaatgttttctaatccattccaATGAAGACTCACTCAGCCTTGGGCAAATGTCTCCatagagaaataataatttcagaatCATCTTACTATAAACATTGCATTAGATTTGTGTCATAatgaattttgattttgtttatttaatttcaattatatttgttttaaacattttgtttGCTTCACTTAGCATCATCATGTTCTGAATTGTTCTTTCAAGTGGAATCATAGATCATCCTCTAAATGAAACAGATTATTGTCACAGAAAAAGTCCTCAGACACATAGAATGATGCCATGTCTAGTGTGGAAAATAACTTTCAAACttcaattccattccattcaaattgatatttgttaagcactctatagaccaggggtcagcaacctttttggccgtgagagccataaacgccattttttaaaatgtaattttgtgagagccatacagtgctcacagtgctgctcctgtaacagcacctgaaaaaaaatggactttatggctcctgcagaaagagtcatatctggccctcaaaagagccaggtatggctcaagagccatatgttgccgacccctgatatagaGTGATaggaaggcaaaaatgaaataatctctcctctcaagaagcttatattctactatgAAAAAACATGAGAATACATACTCACAGATATGTAtgcatgtaaatatacatatataggtgtGTATATTTACAGGTAGAGTACATATGTATAAGAAAGACATTTTAGTTTTATATGCATAAAAATGGATTTATATCTacaaatagatatatacatatgaatatttataaaataatggatgtatacatgcatatgtatgtgtacatacatatgtgccttattaatatatgtgtgtatatatttacatgcatatTTCCTTTTCATCCATTCCAGTCTTCCTCTACAATGCCCTTATTCTTCATCCTGAAGCTTCACACCTGCTCTACCATGTACATATTGAGATAAGTTGTACCCCTATGGTCTTTCCCTCCCATTGGATGATTCATGAGGCAGGGCActgttctttttatctttcatttaattGTTATCTCCCTctattaaaatgcaaactccttgaggccaAGGACTATATATTTTTCCActcatatttgtattctcagagctTAGTAAATCTTGGTTGACTAAATGACCTGAATGATTGATtaactataaaatatatgcaaagtaactTCTAAATGACTTTAGAATGAAGGAAAATTGCATTCAGAAGAATCAAAAAGGACTTCTGGAGGAGCTAATACCTAAACTGACCTTGGAGGTCACCTAAGGGTCTCTGAAAGATAAAGGCTAAGAGAGATCACATACGTGACATGAGGGTGTCTTCTCTGAGGAGATAGAATGAAGCATGGAATGAACAGCAAGAAGATTAGTTTGGTTGGATCATAGACTATGTCAAGGGGAATGTTATAATATAAGTGTGGAAAACCAAATTGGAGACAAGTGTTAAGGCCTTTAAATTCCAAAGAGTGAAGTTTACATTCATTTTAGAATTAAGGAGGAGCCACAAGATTTTATGAGTAGTGAAGTGATGCAATAAggctcttatttattttttggaatatttCTAATGCACtcagaaatatgaaaagatttgTGGGTTTGGACTTTACTAGGATATCcctcagaaaatatttttgtcaatttttttggCAGTTTCCTTACTACTTACAGTAAATCTCAtgagaaataaagttaaaatgtacaaaaatatagaggTTTTGCAAAAATTTAATTCTTGTCCCATTTAATTCTTGTCTCAAGGAGAAACTAAGAATTTGGCACACTAAATATATCAGTCATCCAATATCTCAAAGGACAGGGATATTTGACACAGATAAGGAGGGCCTATGATATACTTGAGACCATTTTCTTCAGTACATTCCTCCTGAGCACATTCCTCAAAGCTACTTTCACATCTCTGTTTCTCAGACTATAAATGAGTGGGTTCAGCACAGGACTCACAAAAGTATAGAACACAGCTATAATTTTGGATTCCTCTACATTTTTATCAGTGGGTGGTCTCAGATACATGCAGAAGAGAGTCCCATAAAACAAAGTGACAGCCATCATGTGAGAGCCACAGGTGGAGAAGGCCTTCCATCTTCCCTCAGCAGAGCGGATGCGAAGAATGGCTGCCAAGATGAAGGCATAGGAAATGAGAATTATGGAAAGTGAGTTAGAGAGGTTAAACGCAGCTGAGATTAGCATGGCATATTCTTTGACATAGGTATCAGAGCAGGACAGCTTGATGAGTGGTGGGTCTGCACAGTAGAAGTGGTTGATGACATTAGATCTACAGAAGGACAAGCGGAATGTCAGGATGGACTGCAGAAGACCATCAGAGAAGCCATAGACATAGGGGAAGGTAGCCAGGCAGATGCAGACTCTCCTGGACATCTTCACATTATAGTGTAGTGGGCTGCAAATGGCAACGTATCGGTCATAGGCCATGGCAGCcaacatgtaaaactcagtgagCAGTAATGCAATGAAGATGTAACACTGAACAAAGCAAGCAGCAAAGGAAATGGTCTTCCTTTCAGATAAAAAATTTTCCAGCAACTTGGGGGTTGCATTAGAGGAATAGCACAAGTCAACAAAAGCCAAGTTTGTGAGAAAAAAGTACATGGGGGTATGAAGTCGGGGCTCCAGTTTGATTAACATGATCATTCCAAAATTACCTAACAGGGTGACAATGTAGATTCCAAGGAAAACTACAAACAGGATACGTTGTAGCTCAGGACGATCTGTGAGTCCAAGAAGAATAAATTCTGTTACTCTGGTGCTTCCATTTTGGTTTAGCATTTCTTTGGGTCTCTGAGTTCTTCTGACATCATTGgaaacaaaggagaaatcaatCAAAATCATATAACATGACTCCAGTTCACaaaatatttccttcaaaacAACACCAAGAAGTAGAGAACGCATTTGTTTCTGTGCCAATTTTactgagaaggaaactgagatccatgaGAAATAAATTAATTGCCCACTATGACCTACTAAATAAAGGTATCTGGAATTTTATGTAAGACTTTTGCCTCCAAGTATAAGATTAATCCCACAATACACCACCTTTCTTTTTGAAGAAATTTGTGAATGTTTCTTGTGTTTCAAATtgttattttctaattctatagaCTTTCTCTTctaaacacacacactcacacacagagaTGCCTACATGTAAACAtatgtaaacaaacaaaaaatgatgaatcttaatattttaaaatgttttaaaaatgttgaatgaTTTCGAGAGTTTTTATTGGAGGATTTGAGTGTTATGAATAACTGGAATCATTGTTCTTAGTCAGCCAAGAAATTGAATGCAAATGCATTATATACAGACATCCATAGTGTCCAAGACTAGAAATGAGATTTTATCTGGTTGTAAGTCATTTggaatattgttttcatttttgtgaacCATCTTTTAACATGAAGACAGTAaccagaattattttttaattcaaaaatatttcattttcccaattacatgtaatgattattttcaacatatgtttcccaaaattatgagatcaaactgtctccctccctccctcctttccctcctccacttGGAGATAGTAAGTTATTCCATTTGATCtcggtcatacatgtattatgcaaaacacacttccatatcaATCGTTGTTTGGTAATTAACATTTTAAGAGATCTCATCATATGAAGACTGATTTAAGAATATTTAATCAGGGAAAAGAAGAACTGAGGCCCTGATATTTGTATTCAATCACTTAAAAAACTAATGGATGGAACAGAAACTTTCTATTACCCTCTAATTTTCCTATCCCATTTCTATCAGCCCCATAGCAATATAGAGGAAATAAtagacataaagaaaaaacttcTAAAATCTCTACctctcaaaacttttaaaaagctaCCTTAAAAGATCTCTGATTCTTCTTTATTAAAAGTCTTCAAtccactctctcttttttcagGAGTCAACACATCTGAACTTTTTTTGCCCATTTTCCAATCATTCCAGACAATCATTGTAATTATTTCTCTGAAGGTATCTTCaaggatttttttatgttttcattttaggcttctcttccttttaagTCTTTAGAAATAGGGTCTTCAGAAATACATGactacttttaaatatttttctctgagTATTTGACAGTCCATGGAAGATAGCATCTCCCACTTTACTAGCCATACCTTGTTCCTGAATGAACCTTGTCCTTCACCAGTCACACAATGTCCTTCTCATCAAAATCACTCAAGAATTGAAGAAAGATGACTTTCAGGTTCCTGGAAACATCAAACTCTTCAGCTacctgaaaaggaaaagaaattctttcTTGAGTCTTCCTGGCCTATTAAATATGGAAGCATTTATGCCTGTTCCTAAGAAACTGGATTGATAACTAGTGTTCCAGTGGGATATTTGCGATTTTAGGATATAGTAATGAGGACTTCAGCATCCTGATTACAGGTTTTAtgacaaaattaaaagagaacaTAAACAAGGGCTCTGCAGGATGGGCAGGAATCCTATGGATCAATTGGAATCCACATTACTGGAGAAAAAACCCATATTCATAAGATCAGAAATCTATTTTTTAGCTCAGTAGCCAAACCCCAAAGGAGTCTTTTGTTCAATGTCAAGTTATGGGAAAAGTGTCTGGTGAAGTGTCCCAAGGATCTTCCTTTGGTCTGGtgcattttttttgcaaatggtTTGAATAATGGCAGATATGACATTCTTATATAATTTTCAGAAAGGAAAATCTGTTAATGACAACTAATGCATTATATAACAGAGTCAGGAGCCCATGCAAGACCTTAACTAACTAGAAAATCTATATGAATGGAATAAAgttaaatcttatttaaaaataaatataaaatcttacacATGAGTTAGAAATAAACTAGCTACAAATCCATAGTAGAGTGGACCCGATGGTATcacttattttaataaatatatcaataatgTCTTAGGTTGGATTTAAATGTAGTCTtacctgacttcaggtccagctctctatccagtaTCTCTGAGTCACCTAATTGCTTTGGCTTTATGAATATGAATTAATATTGTTATTGGAATGATTCTCTGTGGAATAGTTAGGATCAGCCTATGGCATCATTGTCAATTGGCCTCTTACCATTGCACTGATATCCTTTAATTCATCTCTACTTAGTCAATTATTTCATCTACCTAGCAATTAttccataccttttttttttctcctcaagacCCCAAATCTAGTCTACTCTCTTCTATCTCAGCCTATGATAATGTTCTGTTTTCATCGAAAAGATCACATTTTAGccttggtaagtcatttaatctttataagCAGCATTTTAAATTCCCATATAACTGAGTTTCAGACACAATAAGCCAATCAGATAAGAGACATCAGAAGCTTCTTGTGGTAAGGAGAATCCAGATGCTAATGACCACCCTACATGTGCATTACTGGAAGGGGGGCAAACAGTATTTAGAAGCGATACATTTTCTGGGTCTgaaatttcctttgttcttttccaAGCATGTGGATTCAGAAGACAGGACTCTTCAAACTTCCAGGTTCCGTCCTGCCACTTTCATACCAATCTCTACCCACTCAGCACATCAAAATAACAGACACTAGGAAACAGTGAGGGCAAAGGGCTAAATCTAGTGCACCCAACCTTGGTTCTGATCTTTACTCTAATGCTTGATACATATGTGACCTTAAGAGAATCACAACCActttgaacctcagtttgctaatatcttaaaaaagatataaataattggaataaatgttgtctgaggtcccttctaactcaaaatctatgatcatagGTTTCTTTAAATCACCTCTGACTCACAGTCATCATAACAACAAAGGATGTTTTAATTATAGTAAAAGTAACACTGGATCTAGAATCAAAAGACTGAAGttccaaaaataattataattatgattaaaaTAACAAAGGCAACTCACCTTTATGTGGCATATACTATGtaccagtcattgtgctaagcaatttataacttttaccttatttgattctcacaacaaccctgggatggaagtgttattattatccccattttacagatagaaaaaaagTGAGTCAAGAGATTTaaccaggttcacacagctacaGGCTTCACTAAGGCCATTACTTTTTAGTTACTTTAAGCTTTCACatagtcttctcttctctccataaTTCCTTCTCAGCATACCATACTCTatcccaggggttggcaacatatggctctttctgcaggagccataaagtcaattttttttcaggcgctgttacaggagcggcactgtgagcactgtatggctctcacgaaattacattttaaaaatgtggcatttatggctctcacagccaaaaggttgccgacccctgctctatccCCCTTGCAATAATCATTAATCAGAAATGTATGCTGTCCATCATTTTAGAAGCCTGGAAGGGAATTAGTGTTTCATAGCTGATGAAAAGCTTTCTTCCCCCAGGCCCAATAAACCTGGCCGTTGTCTTCCCTGGGTTTTCTAGTTTTAAGAATAAGGAACACAAGAATATGATATTACTTCCATAATATGGGGAACATCACATCCTAACCTAACAGAGACTACCAGTTTTTCTGAATTACCTAGCCTAGCACTCATGAGTGTAGACCTTGGTGTCAGACACTTGATTTAACCCTGGACAAAATGGGACAGCTCTCCTGTGTGCTTTGATTTTATATAAATCCCCTGTTATGTACAGCAAAGCACAATGAAGAAATGACTGCGTTTAAAAAGAGAATGCTTATGTTTGAATCCTTGTGCTCTCACTGGCTACCTGGGTGACATAGGATAATAAACAAATTCTCTGGTTCTTAgttttttcctcatctacaaaatgaattcaaaagtccttccagctctaaatctttgattatTTGATCTCCTAGAATATCTGCTCTTCTATCTCAGAACATTTGGAGTTTCTTTCTGTGTCAAAgatagctttgtttttttttttaattattctatcATATCGCTGACATTCTTGATTCTATATTCTCTAGTTCCTTGAGACTATGGCATTTTTATGTTCTAGGTGCCTTGTAATTGCTAACATTCTAATCCATTCCAGGGTCTAATTCAAATCTGATATTCAATACTTAACATTCCATTTATTAATACACTATATATCCTGAATCCCTCCTCTCCTATAATACTCAATCATCCATATATAGATATCCTTTTTGAGAAAGACGTGTCTGCATAGTCTgctaatttaataattaaaataaataaatattatttgattggCAGGTTATGAAGAGTATAAGGACTCAGTGTCatacatgataataataattgcctTTTATATAGATTATAATGTTATAATTCTATACTAAAAAGTAGAATGCCCATTAAATCTTGCAGGACAATAGTTCCCATTTCAGTGATTGTAATCTTTCTTATAAATTGTTTAGAAATGTCAGCCACACCCATTCATTTCCACTTACACAATGTTCAAGCTtctatttttgtatcttcccctctcccccaacatCACCTACCAGATgccttaaagaaattaaaaccgTTCAGCTAACTGTAAAGCAGAATCCTAATTGGGAAATACCGTTCTCCAAATGGCCAACCCACTTGAGTACGGGGGAACCTCTTCTTAGAGATGCCAAACATCATCTGGATGAATGTAAGTggttggcttttattttttatcttttttgacgATTTGAGGCTCTTTTCCCTGAAGAATTTCTGTAAACCAAtccaaaaaaatgagaaaatcactTGAGTAAATGTCTTCAGAGAAAAATCATAATTGGTCAAATTGTTTCACTGTAAACATGGATTTGGATTATGTAATGtaaaatttattatttggttttatttcaaATAGgtttatatcaaaatattttgcaGTGTTGACCTGAGATCTCGTTGGTTGAAATATAACTTCAGATTGCATCATGGATCATATTTTATCCCAAATAGGTCATTATTGTGAAACAGGTCCCCAGATACAGAGAAGTATCATACCTTAGTAATGGAATGGATTTTAGACATTACAGAATCTAATCATCTCACATTAGTGATGAGAATTCTGAAGCCAAACAAGAAGTTTCTCAACCATCCTAACTTATAGGATTAATGTCAGAGCCACAATTAGAACAAAGAGTCAGATGCCTAGGACATGCATTTCCCTACACCATTATTTATAATCTAATAGCCAATTTGTATAATTCATGGAGTTGCTATTCATTTGGGAGATTACCTGCCTCTCTTCACCCTCCTTTGCTTCTTCTCACTCTGTACATCTCTCCTCAGCCTTCTGTTTGTGTTTCATTCCCAAATTATACTTATGAagtttattttacttgttttattttatttttatttcttaggtGAATGTTCTCCCTCTGCCATGGAGAACTTTGCTCCTCCcttcttttaaatgatttttttcaaccATTATACCTGAAACAAAATATATGCTCTGATATCTTATCTTTAGGTTATAAGTATCTCCAGACTTAGTTTGTCTGAACACATATTGTCCCATTTGATCCATACTGAACATTTTCCCAGTTTGGTAAGAAATCCTACAGCATATGTCCCTTTGGCATGGCCTTTGAAAATGTAAGGTGATTCCAGTATGATAAGGAATTATGGATTTGATTTATGTGCTACTTACTCCATAGGAGGAGGAAACTCTTGAGAAAAATTACATTCAGTGGGCCTGGGGAGACACATAGCTGGTGTTATCTACCAAAGAAAGCATAAAAGTAGCCACCAATTAGTCTGTATGGTTAAGCGACATGTATTCTCCTTTTTTATCTGAAACTTGTAATAAATTTTCAGTGAAGGTACTATAGGTAGTTCTATTATTGTTCTAAGTAtactttagaacagtgatgggcaaactatggcccctgggccagatgtgggccccttgaaatgttctatctgggcTGTGACAGTATTCCTAATcttatgaatacaatgagtaggatgcaatacaatgaaactttgaaagaattgccttagaaacagactgacagatgagcatttcctttggccccctttttaaaaagtttgctcatcactacTTTGGAATATTACTAAGGATAACATATGAAAAAGAATTGACATAATCAATATGATTCTAGAAATATAGGATTAGAAAAGAAGATAGGTCAGTCAAATAGGGAACATAATGGTGTCACAACTGCAAGGGCTAAGTGGTCCACTTGTTCTTATGAGGTGTTGAAATCTTGGGAAAGGGTACCTAAGCCATTGCATGGCTTCTAGAATATTAATTCCTTGGTTGTAAAACCTGTGTTCTTTCTTACTTTGTACTCTCATTACCTAAAAATCCCTCATATAAAATTGGAACTTAAAAATGTGGGATTCATATTTCTGAGAGGcattcaagctgcatcacagaattccatagtgcctccCACAACTCTAAGAAGCAGAgtagttaaaggcagttggagtcctggtataagtCAGGTCATCTCTCTTACAAGGGTCCTGACTCTTTGCTTttggctcttggctctgagcagaggGACAATCTGTGTAGCTCTGGGCTGAGACATTAAATCACTGATAGCCAGGGCTGCTTTACCTTAGTAGTTAACCACAAAGACAGATCTTCAAGCAAAAATACAGTCTACCTTCAGCTTAGCAGttcaggttttagaaggaagaatatttagGGCTTAGATAAGATTTTAGCCATTCCAGTTACATTCCCACACCCCCACAGGGGGAATGTGTTGTTAGTCTACAATTAACAGTTTTTAGCCAGATTACCTTcactcctctttccttaaactgattccctttaccattccctgaaatcattaaatacatttagtttgtAAAAAGATAGAGTTCCTGTATAGTTAGCTGGGAAATATACTTATTATCTGcctttcaccaagccaagtaTTTCATTTAATAGGGTCTGTAACTGCCTTTGCCTTGGAGGCCTGTGGTCAGATTTGCTGAAGACTTTAACCTCATACATTTCCATCcctgtgagagagtaattcaaacaaagaaagttatcatcacaaggggtttagcctCTATCCACTTATCATCTTGGCCCAGTAGTTACAAAGCTAGATTATCCTCCATAACTAgacagttaactgatttccaactgcttgcaGGGTGGGGGAAGGTGAAGGAGTACTTcacaggctcctgcccctcccacccagtcaagtctgcctgcttctccaaagaccagggattagggagactcATTTGTCTTCTGACCCCTAATCTCACAGTTTTCCTAATCttacaaattatatttaatcAACTAGACAGAATTTAATTCATGTAAAACATGAATAAGAAGCACAGATAAATATGTTAGGAATGAGTTTTAATTTGAAGATGTAGAAGGAACTCCTATATCAATAGAACTATatatccaaagaaataaaaggaatgttAATTCCAGCTTTTTATAATGCTTGAAATTTCACAAAGCTCTTCTTTGTTGCCACAATACCTGTATGAATATTATAAAAAGGCTTCAAAATGGTCAGAATAGAATTCTCCCAAATAAGGGTTTTCTAATGTGTGTTTTGCATTTGAAACACAAGAGTAGAGTTACTAACCAGTCTTAATTGATTTCCTTGAGCATGTCTAAGCTTCCATTTAGACATCATCCATTCATATGCTGCCTTTTCTAAAAGgtgtaaaaataatgaaaaatttattCTGAATGGGCAAATTGACTACACTGAGAATGGAGAGATCTCCACTTTAGCAAGGATAAGCTTTCATCTAAGACACCAAAGAAATATTCAATAAGTCTCATTAtatggctttttttctttcttggcaaTTTAAAGTCCTTTTCCGACAAATATTTCCTAACCCATTTCAAAAAATCAAGTCACTTAGGCAAATGTCTCCAGAAGGCAATACTAATTGGTAGAATCATCTTTTCTACAAACATTGGATTAAATTTGTGAcattatgaattttatttaattgtttatttggatttcaAGTGTGTTTATTTGGACTATTTTGAGCTTTAGTTTAAGTCATCATATTCTGATACACTCCTTCAAAATACATCCTGGACCATCCTTTCAATGAAAAAGATCATTATCATTCGACAAGTCTTGATACAGAGGATGATGCAATGTTAAATTTTGAAAGAACTTCAAGCTTCTATTTTGTTCAGTTCAAATCAATGTTTATTAAGTCCTGTATTGAGTGCTAGGAAGACAGAGTTAAAACAGTTCCTCTCCtcaaaaatcttatattttattgtgGGAAAAACAATATGAGGatatacacacatttacatatacatttatatataagtGAATTTAACTCTTTATATATGAATGGGCTTATAGGTttattaagattttatttatgtatgcatatgtaaataaaattatttacacatgtatatatataaattaatttccatATATGTATAGGTTAATATATGAACTAATGaatgaatatacacatatgtatatatgtgtgcttTTTTCATGCATGTATAGATGCATTTCTTTCCCATCCTTGATTCCAGACTTCTTCTACTATGCCCTTCCTCTTCATCCTGAAGCCTCACGCATACTCTAGAATGTACATATTGAAATAACCTGCACTCCTGTGGTCTCTCTCCCTGATTGTATGACTATCCAGGCCAGACATGTCTCATTTCTCTTTTGCATGTCTTTTTAATTATAGTCTTCCTGTCATAAAAGGTGAGCTGCTAGAGGGTAGGGACTATATTTCTTTCCAGttgtatttatattctcagaACTCAATATAATGCTTATTGAATCTAACTTGAATGAATGGAGTgattgattatataaaatatatgtacaata
This genomic interval carries:
- the LOC123252666 gene encoding olfactory receptor 5M11-like, with amino-acid sequence MLNQNGSTRVTEFILLGLTDRPELQHILFVVFLGIYIVTLLGNFGMIMLIKLEPRLHTPMYFFLTNLAFVDLCYSSNATPKMLEIFLSERKTISFAACFVQCYIFIALLLTEFYMLAAMAYDRYVAICSPLHYNVRMSRRVCICLATFPYVYGFSDGLLQSILTFRLSFCRSNVINHFYCADPPLIKLSCSDTYIKEHAMLISAGTRVTEFILLGLTDRPELQRILFVVFLGIYIVTLLGNFGMIMLIKLEPRLHTPMYFFLTNLAFVDLCYSSNATPKLLENFLSERKTISFAACFVQCYIFIALLLTEFYMLAAMAYDRYVAICSPLHYNVKMSRRVCICLATFPYVYGFSDGLLQSILTFRLSFCRSNVINHFYCADPPLIKLSCSDTYVKEYAMLISAAFNLSNSLSIILISYAFILAAILRIRSAEGRWKAFSTCGSHMMAVTLFYGTLFCMYLRPPTDKNVEESKIIAVFYTFVSPVLNPLIYSLRNRDVKVALRNVLRRNVLKKMVSSIS